In the Euphorbia lathyris chromosome 5, ddEupLath1.1, whole genome shotgun sequence genome, one interval contains:
- the LOC136229822 gene encoding beta-glucosidase 14-like, translated as MTYVKDQLMENENGGCSKKNCKRSSAYQYEGATTKDERGPCIWDTFIKKSSGSVADHSNASITTDQYHRYKEDVRILKDIGFDIYRFSISWSRVLPKGGRRGGVNKKGINHYNKLINHLLSKGIKPIVTLFHWDLPQVIEDQYQGFLNPKIIDDFRDYVELCFNTFGDRVKLWVTINEPMMYAQQGYASATFAPGRCSNRSRCSAGDSSVEPYIVAHHLLLAHAAAVKLYKEKYQISQKGQIGISLNTNWMVPYSNSQKDQLATDRGFAFTYGWFMEPLYSRSYPLEMIVNVGKRLPNFTKEETNTIKGSYDFIGINYYTARYIADTPCRTQNLNYITDSCIDIKRVAEHKDNTSSILEDDKVRIEYFHSHLSRTLEAIRLGVNVKGYIAWSFLDNFEWTAGYTAKSGIVHVDFKNGFKRYPKQSSFWFKIFLLLLV; from the exons aTGACATATGTGAAAGATCAACTAATGGAAAACGAGAATGGGGGATGTTCTAAAAAGAATTGCAAAA GATCATCTGCTTATCAG taTGAAGGTGCAACAACTAAAGACGAGAGAGGACCATGCATATGGGATACCTTCATTAAAAAATCCTCAG GTTCTGTAGCTGACCACAGTAATGCTAGTATTACCACTGACCAGTATCATAGATACAAG GAAGATGTGCGTATACTGAAAGACATAGGTTTtgatatttatagattttccatcTCTTGGTCTAGAGTTTTACCTA AAGGAGGGCGACGTGGAGGAGTAAATAAAAAAGGCATCAACCACTATAATAAACTCATTAATCACCTATTATCAAAAG GTATCAAACCGATTGTAACTCTATTCCATTGGGATCTTCCACAAGTTATAGAAGATCAATATCAAGGTTTTCTAAACCCTAAAATTAT TGATGATTTTCGTGATTATGTTGAGTTGTGCTTTAATACATTTGGCGATCGAGTAAAGCTTTGGGTCACTATAAATGAGCCAATGATGTATGCACAACAAGGTTATGCAAGTGCAACGTTTGCTCCAGGTAGATGTTCAAATCGTTCAAGATGCTCTGCAGGTGATTCTAGTGTTGAACCATACATAGTAGCACACCATCTACTCCTTGCTCATGCGGCGGCGGTCAAactatataaagaaaaatatcag ATTTCGCAAAAAGGTCAAATTGGAATTTCACTAAATACTAACTGGATGGTACCATACTCAAATTCACAAAAAGACCAACTAGCAACAGATCGAGGTTTTGCTTTTACATATGGTtg GTTTATGGAGCCACTATATTCTAGATCTTACCCACTAGAAATGATTGTTAATGTGGGAAAAAGATTACCAAATTTTACTAAGGAGGAAACCAATACGATTAAAGGATCTTATGATTTCATCGGAATCAATTACTATACTGCGAGATATATTGCTGATACTCCTTGTCGAACTCAAAATTTGAACTACATCACTGACTCTTGTATCGATATTAAAA GAGTTGCTGAGCATAAAGATAACACAAGTTCTATTTTGGAAGATGATAAAGTGAGAATAGAATATTTTCATAGTCATCTAAGTCGcactcttgaagcaataag GCTTGGAGTAAACGTAAAGGGGTACATAGCATGGTCGTTTTTAGACAATTTTGAGTGGACAGCTGGCTACACAGCCAAATCTGGAATAGTTCATGTTGACTTCAAAAATGGATTCAAAAGATACCCAAAACAATCATCATTTTGGTTCAAAATTTTTTTACTGTTACTAGTATAG
- the LOC136229823 gene encoding beta-glucosidase 12-like, whose protein sequence is MFDFEIEFNKKIGCLVYIITHLLVSTIACGNENNISINRASFPASFDFGIGSSAYQYEGATTKDGRGPCIWDTFIKKSSGSVADHSNASITTDQYHRYKEDVRILKDIGFDIYRFSISWSRVLPKGGRRGGVNKKGINHYNKLINHLLSKGIKPIVTLFHWDLPQVIEDQYQGFLNPKIIDDFRDYVELCFNTFGDRVKLWVTINEPMMYAQQGYASATFAPGRCSNRSRCSAGDSSVEPYIVAHHLLLAHAAAVKLYKEKYQISQKGQIGISLNTNWMVPYSNSQKDQLATDRGFAFTYGWFMEPLYSGSYPLEMIVNVGKRLPNFTKEETNTIKGSYDFIGINYYTARYIADTPCRTQNLNYITDSCIDIKSERNGIPIGPHIEGTWMYIYPEGLQYYLLYIRNKYNDPVIYITENGFAEHKDNISSILEDDKVRIEYFHSHLSRTLEAIRLGVNVKGYIAWSFLDNFEWTAGYTAKSGIVHVDFKNGFKRYPKQSSFWFKKFLTVTSIE, encoded by the exons atgtttgattttgaaattgaattCAACAAGAAAATTGGATGTCTTGTTTACATAATTACCCATTTACTAGTTTCCACTATAGCTTGTgggaatgaaaataatatttcaattaaTCGAGCAAGTTTTCCTGCATCCTTTGACTTTGGGATAGGATCATCTGCTTATCAG taTGAAGGTGCAACAACTAAAGACGGGAGAGGACCATGCATATGGGATACCTTCATTAAAAAATCCTCAG GTTCTGTAGCTGACCACAGTAATGCTAGTATTACCACTGACCAGTATCATAGATACAAG GAAGATGTGCGTATACTGAAAGACATAGGTTTtgatatttatagattttccatcTCTTGGTCTAGAGTTTTACCTA AAGGAGGGCGACGTGGAGGAGTAAATAAAAAAGGCATCAACCACTATAATAAACTCATTAATCACCTATTATCAAAAG GTATCAAACCGATTGTAACTCTATTCCATTGGGATCTTCCACAAGTTATAGAAGATCAATATCAAGGTTTTCTAAACCCTAAAATTAT TGATGATTTTCGTGATTATGTTGAGTTGTGCTTTAATACATTTGGCGATCGAGTAAAGCTTTGGGTCACTATAAATGAGCCAATGATGTATGCACAACAAGGTTATGCAAGTGCAACGTTTGCTCCAGGTAGATGTTCAAATCGTTCAAGATGCTCTGCAGGTGATTCTAGTGTTGAACCATACATAGTAGCACACCATCTACTCCTTGCTCATGCGGCGGCGGTCAAactatataaagaaaaatatcag ATTTCGCAAAAAGGTCAAATTGGAATTTCACTAAATACTAACTGGATGGTGCCATACTCAAATTCACAAAAAGACCAACTAGCAACAGATCGAGGTTTTGCTTTTACATATGGTtg GTTTATGGAGCCACTATATTCTGGATCTTACCCACTAGAAATGATTGTTAATGTGGGAAAAAGATTACCAAATTTTACTAAGGAGGAAACCAATACGATTAAAGGATCTTATGATTTCATCGGAATCAATTACTATACTGCGAGATATATTGCTGATACTCCTTGTCGAACTCAAAATTTGAACTACATCACTGACTCTTGTATCGATATTAAAA GTGAACGAAATGGAATTCCAATTGGTCCTCATATAGag GGTACTTGGATGTATATCTATCCAGAAGGGCTTCAATATTATCTACTTTACATCAGAAATAAGTACAATGACCCTGTAATCTATATTACAGAGAATG GATTTGCTGAGCATAAAGATAACATAAGTTCTATTTTGGAAGATGATAAAGTGAGAATAGAATATTTTCATAGTCATCTAAGTCGcactcttgaagcaataag GCTTGGAGTAAACGTAAAGGGGTACATAGCATGGTCGTTTTTAGACAATTTTGAGTGGACAGCTGGCTACACAGCCAAATCTGGAATAGTTCATGTTGACTTCAAAAATGGATTCAAAAGATACCCAAAACAATCATCATTTTGGTTCAAAAAATTTCTTACTGTTACTAGTATAGAGTAG